A region of uncultured Desulfobacter sp. DNA encodes the following proteins:
- a CDS encoding alpha/beta fold hydrolase, with protein MDIKHKWALGGIVFFISAVVFLSGPRVEIDTRIHPVSLPQDLDRFLVGSESRFDDIVPGTEKIIFWARGKGIRTPFSVIYLHGFSASRKETAPLADIVAQKLCANVFYTRFTGHGRTSQAMLDGSVNAWLNDGAQALTIGQRIGEKIVVIGTSTGGTIAAWLATQPAAGNVAAFILISPNFGPANRMAKILLLPWGGNIAELLIGRERAFKPDNPGHEKYWTCRYPTRALLPMMGVVRLAASADLSRIKAPVLVIYSPSDRVVDSALTETAFKKIGAARKLLVPYTGSSDPDQHVLAGDILSPASTQVLGTIISDFILGL; from the coding sequence ATGGATATTAAACACAAATGGGCTCTTGGGGGCATTGTATTTTTCATATCGGCTGTGGTCTTTTTGTCCGGTCCAAGGGTAGAAATCGACACCCGGATTCATCCGGTCAGCCTTCCCCAGGACCTTGACCGGTTTCTTGTCGGGTCTGAATCCAGGTTTGATGATATTGTTCCGGGAACGGAAAAAATCATTTTCTGGGCACGGGGAAAAGGAATCAGAACACCATTTTCTGTGATATATCTCCATGGCTTTTCAGCCTCCAGAAAGGAAACGGCCCCCCTTGCGGACATCGTCGCACAAAAGCTTTGCGCCAATGTGTTCTACACAAGGTTTACCGGGCATGGACGCACCTCCCAAGCCATGCTTGACGGCAGCGTCAACGCCTGGCTCAATGATGGTGCTCAAGCCTTGACCATCGGACAACGCATTGGTGAAAAGATTGTTGTAATAGGAACCTCCACAGGCGGGACCATTGCAGCCTGGCTGGCAACCCAGCCTGCTGCCGGCAACGTTGCGGCATTCATTCTTATTTCACCCAACTTTGGTCCGGCCAACAGAATGGCAAAAATCCTGCTGTTGCCCTGGGGTGGAAATATCGCAGAACTTCTTATCGGCAGGGAGCGCGCCTTTAAGCCCGATAATCCCGGGCATGAGAAATACTGGACATGCCGGTACCCAACACGGGCACTTCTGCCCATGATGGGTGTGGTCCGACTGGCAGCGTCCGCTGATCTGTCCAGAATTAAGGCACCTGTGCTGGTTATATATTCACCGTCCGATCGTGTGGTGGATTCGGCCCTGACAGAAACGGCCTTCAAAAAAATCGGCGCAGCGCGAAAACTCTTGGTTCCGTACACCGGTTCAAGTGACCCGGATCAGCATGTCCTGGCAGGTGATATTTTGTCACCGGCATCAACACAAGTCCTTGGGACGATTATTTCAGATTTTATCCTGGGCTTGTGA
- a CDS encoding cache domain-containing protein, producing the protein MKTKISNITLFTALSIASVFSGIILWNMQSTFTKFSRENQEGLRTFYVDQQKKLIKNEVERLVKRIHATKKAVIKAAEQDLKDQVRSAQDFIQTIYVTHKGEQYKTHIDTMISSFNWANKLGYFYILSGDGTIKHHGARPELVGKNIYSLKDKFPGLMKFLEEVKTQGSALGEYMFYKPGKGDKLYRKLGYATYTMAFDIIIGTGYYMESLDERGKQEILGIISKDRFGYQNYGYFWIFSTDYKTIFHIDSSLYEKDLKTLVDENNKLVIKEFVDVATGKGSGFCTYFWKIPGQARASEKISYLVYIPDWDWIVGSGFYFENFYDLVRTVEGISSSLLRQEIIKNCLIIICLFVFTLAVSLFIYKRIRKIEYEQKIFLNDLLQYKTVIDKSAIVSITDLDGNIVHVNDEMCEVTGFDKDELVHATYSQLSHPDNPASTYQELWTAITKGETWRGIIKNFKKDGGYFFQKSTIVPFNNKDGEVIKYISISHDVTEVFENKSQLQKYLNYDPLTELNNRNSLLMEIKNAKSADLAIIDMDGFHQINETYGMKTGDELLKLFALRLTDHIHPYRYFVYRLHSDVFAVFSSPSDKNVFIINVENALKGIVKETFIIGDKELMVSTITGYAHGSDSIMAHADAALQFAKANNISHWGYDPLKVDNSRIYEQNVRVVKMLNSAIDEDRVVPFFQPITGSGTPKFESLMRIRDKDGGIISPAQFLDISKQTRFYPTLTQIIVKKTIDTFADDDSTFSINISTEDILNSSTMTFVYDYALEKNVMSRMILEIVESESLSSYADATQRIYRFKSAGAKIAIDDFGTGYSNFDYLLKIKADYIKIDGSIIKLINKDDRAVDIVNSIVSYANKLKMKTIAEFISNRELSAKAKALGIDYQQGFFHGKPEPVPDKTIF; encoded by the coding sequence ATGAAAACTAAAATTTCCAATATCACGCTATTTACAGCTCTTTCCATCGCATCCGTGTTTTCCGGAATCATTCTGTGGAATATGCAGAGCACATTTACAAAATTCAGCCGGGAAAATCAGGAAGGCCTTAGGACTTTTTATGTTGATCAGCAAAAAAAACTGATCAAGAACGAAGTTGAACGGCTGGTCAAACGAATACACGCCACAAAGAAAGCCGTGATTAAAGCTGCCGAGCAGGATCTTAAAGACCAGGTCCGTTCGGCCCAGGATTTTATTCAGACTATCTACGTAACCCATAAAGGGGAGCAGTATAAAACGCATATAGACACCATGATCTCATCTTTTAACTGGGCCAATAAGTTGGGTTATTTTTACATTTTATCCGGTGACGGTACTATTAAGCATCACGGCGCAAGACCGGAACTGGTGGGCAAAAATATTTATTCTCTGAAAGACAAGTTCCCTGGTTTGATGAAATTCCTTGAAGAGGTGAAAACCCAAGGATCTGCCCTGGGAGAATATATGTTCTATAAGCCGGGTAAAGGAGACAAACTTTACAGAAAGCTGGGTTATGCCACATACACCATGGCGTTTGATATTATTATCGGCACCGGATACTACATGGAAAGTCTGGACGAAAGGGGCAAACAGGAAATCCTGGGTATTATTTCCAAGGACAGGTTCGGGTATCAAAATTATGGCTATTTCTGGATATTTTCAACGGATTATAAAACAATCTTTCACATAGATTCAAGCCTGTATGAAAAGGATCTGAAAACATTAGTCGATGAAAACAACAAACTGGTCATCAAGGAATTTGTTGATGTTGCAACGGGCAAAGGAAGTGGATTCTGCACCTATTTCTGGAAAATTCCGGGACAGGCCAGGGCCTCTGAAAAAATATCGTATCTGGTATATATTCCGGACTGGGACTGGATTGTTGGGTCTGGATTCTACTTTGAAAATTTTTATGACCTTGTGAGAACGGTGGAGGGGATAAGCAGTTCTCTTCTCAGGCAGGAGATAATTAAGAATTGCCTGATTATCATCTGCCTTTTTGTCTTTACATTGGCCGTCTCCCTTTTTATCTACAAAAGAATCCGAAAAATTGAATACGAGCAAAAAATTTTCCTCAACGATCTGTTACAGTACAAAACCGTGATAGACAAAAGTGCCATAGTCAGCATTACAGATCTGGACGGAAATATTGTCCATGTGAATGACGAAATGTGCGAAGTCACAGGTTTTGACAAAGACGAACTGGTTCATGCCACCTACAGTCAGCTCAGCCATCCGGACAACCCGGCATCAACATACCAGGAGCTGTGGACTGCCATCACAAAAGGGGAAACCTGGCGCGGGATCATTAAAAATTTCAAAAAAGACGGCGGATATTTTTTCCAGAAATCGACCATTGTGCCCTTCAATAATAAAGATGGCGAGGTGATCAAATATATTTCAATCAGCCATGATGTCACCGAAGTATTTGAAAATAAATCCCAGCTTCAGAAATATCTCAATTATGATCCGCTGACCGAATTGAACAACAGAAACAGCCTTCTTATGGAAATCAAAAACGCCAAATCAGCTGACCTTGCGATCATTGATATGGACGGTTTTCATCAAATCAACGAAACATACGGGATGAAGACCGGAGATGAACTGCTTAAACTATTTGCCTTACGGCTTACCGACCATATTCATCCGTACCGCTATTTCGTGTACAGGCTACACTCTGATGTCTTTGCCGTATTTTCCAGCCCAAGTGATAAAAATGTGTTCATCATCAACGTTGAAAACGCGCTTAAAGGTATTGTCAAAGAGACCTTCATCATAGGCGACAAAGAGCTCATGGTGAGTACCATCACGGGTTACGCCCATGGCTCAGATAGTATTATGGCCCATGCCGATGCGGCGTTGCAGTTTGCAAAAGCCAACAATATCAGCCACTGGGGCTATGATCCTTTGAAAGTGGATAACAGCAGGATCTACGAACAGAATGTCCGGGTTGTAAAAATGCTCAACAGCGCCATTGATGAAGACCGGGTTGTACCGTTTTTTCAGCCGATCACAGGTTCCGGGACTCCGAAATTTGAAAGTCTGATGCGTATCAGGGACAAGGACGGCGGCATAATCTCTCCGGCACAGTTTCTTGATATCAGCAAACAGACCCGGTTTTATCCGACGCTGACCCAGATTATTGTAAAAAAGACCATAGACACCTTTGCCGATGATGACAGTACCTTCAGTATCAATATTTCAACCGAGGATATCCTGAACAGTTCCACCATGACTTTTGTTTATGACTACGCCCTTGAGAAAAACGTCATGTCACGCATGATACTTGAAATTGTGGAATCCGAAAGCCTGTCCTCCTACGCTGATGCAACACAACGTATATACAGGTTTAAAAGTGCCGGCGCAAAAATCGCCATTGATGATTTTGGCACAGGCTACTCCAACTTTGATTATCTTTTGAAGATCAAAGCAGACTATATCAAAATTGACGGCAGTATCATCAAACTGATCAACAAGGATGACCGGGCCGTTGATATTGTCAACTCCATTGTATCTTATGCAAATAAGCTTAAGATGAAAACCATTGCAGAGTTTATCTCCAACCGGGAGCTTTCGGCCAAGGCAAAAGCCCTTGGGATCGATTATCAGCAAGGATTTTTCCACGGCAAACCAGAACCGGTTCCTGATAAAACGATTTTTTAG
- the ppsA gene encoding phosphoenolpyruvate synthase — translation MSKDKNKNQKPFVVWFKDLTIDDVPLVGGKNASLGEMYRNLSPKGVSIPNGFAVTAHAYTYLLEKSKAMDRIKEILSDLDTHDMDNLQERGARVRNLIRSLEFPDMLYKEIAAAYAELEEEYGRSVDVAVRSSATAEDLPDASFAGQQDTYLNIRGAEDLVDACHRCFASLFTNRAISYREDKGFDHFSIALSIAVQKMVRSDLASSGVMFSIDTESGFQDAVFITGAYGLGENVVQGAVNPDEWYVFKPTLKKGFSPIIMKKTGGKAIKMIYTTDAKQPTKNVAVPDEDRRRLVLRDDEVLELSRMACAIEDHYSAKAGYLKPMDIEWAKDGETGKLFIVQARPETVHTLKDKAVLREYHLKETGTVVCTGQSVGELIGQGEVNVIKSAQMISRFQKGQVLVTDMTDPDWEPVMKIASAIVTNRGGRTCHAAIVSRELGIPCIVGSGNATTRMQTGQAVTVNCSQGSVGYVYEGLLPYEIKETDLKNLPKTKTKIMLNLASPEQAFEKSFIPNHGVGLAREEFIINSYIRIHPLALLRYEELGDEILKRAIADMTIGYNNKSDYFVDKLAEGVGMLAAAFYPNPVIVRLSDFKSNEYANLIGGAQFEPDEDNPMIGWRGASRYYAKEYKEAFGLECKAMLKIRNEMGLDNVQVMIPFCRTLDEARLVIETMAGFGLCQGDNGFKVICMCEIPSNVILAEEFLEIFDGFSIGTNDLTQLLLGVDRDSSLVAHVYDERNPAVKNMVRQVIETAVKKGKYIGICGQAPSDYLEFAQFVVECGIETMSLNPDTVIKTTLAVAELEKKLGI, via the coding sequence ATGAGCAAAGATAAGAACAAGAATCAGAAACCGTTCGTGGTCTGGTTCAAGGATCTGACTATTGACGACGTACCCCTGGTGGGCGGCAAGAACGCCAGCCTGGGCGAAATGTACCGCAATTTGAGCCCCAAGGGGGTCAGTATTCCCAACGGATTCGCGGTCACGGCCCATGCCTATACCTATCTTTTGGAAAAATCAAAGGCCATGGACAGGATTAAAGAAATTTTGTCAGACCTGGACACCCATGATATGGACAACCTTCAGGAACGCGGAGCAAGGGTCAGGAATTTGATTCGAAGCCTTGAATTTCCAGATATGTTGTATAAGGAAATAGCCGCGGCCTATGCTGAACTGGAGGAGGAATACGGCAGGAGCGTAGATGTGGCCGTGCGCTCCTCGGCAACGGCCGAAGACCTGCCGGACGCAAGTTTTGCAGGCCAGCAGGACACCTATCTGAATATCCGTGGCGCAGAAGATCTGGTGGACGCCTGCCACCGCTGTTTTGCCTCTCTGTTCACCAATCGCGCTATATCCTACCGTGAAGACAAGGGCTTTGACCATTTTTCCATCGCTTTGTCCATTGCCGTGCAAAAGATGGTCCGAAGCGATCTGGCATCCAGCGGCGTCATGTTCAGCATAGACACCGAATCCGGCTTTCAGGACGCTGTGTTCATCACCGGTGCTTACGGGCTGGGGGAAAATGTGGTTCAGGGCGCGGTCAATCCGGATGAGTGGTACGTGTTCAAGCCAACCCTCAAGAAGGGTTTTTCGCCCATCATCATGAAAAAGACCGGTGGCAAGGCCATAAAGATGATTTATACCACAGATGCCAAACAGCCCACCAAAAACGTGGCCGTTCCGGACGAGGACCGCCGCCGACTTGTGCTCAGAGACGACGAGGTGTTGGAACTGAGCCGGATGGCCTGCGCCATTGAAGATCATTATTCGGCAAAGGCCGGGTACCTTAAACCCATGGACATCGAGTGGGCCAAGGATGGTGAGACCGGTAAACTGTTCATCGTTCAGGCCAGGCCCGAAACGGTGCACACCTTGAAGGACAAGGCCGTTCTCAGGGAATACCACCTCAAGGAAACGGGGACGGTGGTGTGCACCGGCCAATCCGTGGGCGAACTCATCGGGCAGGGCGAGGTCAATGTGATTAAATCCGCCCAGATGATTTCCCGGTTTCAGAAGGGGCAGGTGCTGGTCACGGACATGACCGACCCGGACTGGGAACCGGTGATGAAGATTGCAAGCGCCATCGTCACCAACAGGGGTGGGCGCACCTGTCATGCCGCCATTGTAAGCCGTGAACTGGGCATCCCGTGTATCGTGGGCTCAGGTAATGCCACTACCAGGATGCAAACCGGGCAGGCCGTGACCGTGAACTGCTCCCAAGGCAGCGTCGGTTACGTATATGAGGGCCTTTTGCCCTACGAGATCAAGGAAACAGATTTAAAAAATCTGCCCAAAACCAAAACCAAAATCATGTTGAACCTGGCCAGCCCGGAGCAGGCCTTTGAAAAGAGCTTCATCCCTAATCATGGGGTGGGGCTGGCCCGTGAGGAATTCATTATCAACTCTTATATCCGGATTCATCCTCTGGCCCTTTTAAGGTACGAGGAGCTGGGAGATGAGATTTTAAAACGCGCCATAGCAGATATGACCATCGGCTACAACAACAAGAGCGATTATTTTGTGGACAAGCTGGCCGAGGGCGTGGGAATGCTGGCCGCAGCCTTTTATCCCAATCCGGTTATTGTCCGGCTCTCGGATTTCAAGAGCAACGAGTATGCCAATCTCATCGGCGGTGCCCAGTTCGAGCCGGACGAGGACAACCCCATGATCGGCTGGCGCGGGGCCTCGCGTTATTATGCAAAGGAGTACAAGGAGGCTTTTGGCCTGGAATGCAAGGCCATGCTCAAAATCAGAAACGAGATGGGGCTGGATAACGTCCAGGTGATGATTCCCTTCTGCCGTACTCTGGACGAGGCCCGGCTGGTTATTGAAACCATGGCCGGGTTTGGCCTGTGCCAGGGTGACAACGGGTTTAAGGTCATCTGCATGTGCGAAATACCGTCCAACGTTATACTGGCCGAAGAGTTTCTGGAGATTTTTGATGGCTTCTCCATCGGCACCAACGATCTGACACAATTGTTGCTTGGCGTGGATCGGGATTCTTCCCTGGTTGCCCATGTATATGACGAGCGCAATCCCGCGGTGAAAAATATGGTCCGTCAGGTGATCGAGACTGCTGTGAAAAAGGGCAAGTACATCGGAATCTGCGGCCAGGCCCCCAGCGATTATTTGGAGTTCGCACAATTTGTGGTGGAATGCGGTATCGAGACCATGTCCCTTAATCCGGATACGGTGATCAAGACCACCCTGGCTGTGGCCGAACTGGAAAAGAAACTGGGAATATAA